One stretch of Nicotiana tabacum cultivar K326 chromosome 18, ASM71507v2, whole genome shotgun sequence DNA includes these proteins:
- the LOC107777319 gene encoding mitogen-activated protein kinase homolog NTF3-like: MATPVEPPNGIRTPGKHYYSMWQSLFEIDTKYVPIKPIGRGAYGIVCSSVNKETSEKVAIKKINSAFDNHIDSLRTLREIKLLRHLRHENVIALKDVMMPIHKTSFKDVYLVYELMDTDLHQIIKSPQTLTNNHCQYFLFQLLRGVKYLHSANILHRDLKPGNLLINANCDLKICDFGLARTSNGKGQFMTEYVVTRWYRAPELLLCCDNYGTSIDVWSVGCIFAELLGRKPVFPGKECLNQLKLIINILGSQREEDLRFIDNQKARNYIKSLPYSYGAHFSRLYPHAHPLAIDLLQKMLVFDPSKRISVTEALQHPYMSPLYDPRCDPPAQVPIDLDIDEDLGEQTIREMMWKEILHYHPEAATSTMEVVL, encoded by the exons ATGGCAACTCCAGTTGAACCTCCAAATGGGATTAGAACCCCGGGGAAACATTACTATTCGATGTGGCAATCTTTGTTTGAGATTGACACAAAGTATGTTCCCATCAAACCAATTGGTAGAGGAGCATATGGAATTGTTTGCTCTTCTGTTAACAAGGAAACCAGTGAGAAGGTTGCAATCAAGAAGATAAACAGTGCCTTTGATAATCATATTGACTCCCTGAGAACTTTGCGTGAAATAAAGCTCCTTCGCCATCTTAGGCACGAAAATGTGATTGCTTTGAAAGATGTTATGATGCCAATCCACAAGACAAGTTTTAAAGATGTTTATTTGGTTTATGAGTTAATGGATACAGATTTACATCAGATCATCAAATCCCCTCAAACACTCACAAACAACCATTGCCAGTATTTCCTATTCCAG TTGCTTCGAGGTGTGAAGTATCTCCATTCTGCAAACATTCTTCATCGCGACTTGAAGCCTGGGAACCTGCTTATCAATGCTAACTGTGATTTAAAAATTTGTGACTTTGGGCTTGCACGTACAAGCAATGGCAAGGGCCAGTTCATGACTGAGTATGTTGTTACGCGCTGGTACAGGGCACCGGAACTCCTGCTCTGCTGTGACAACTATGGAACTTCCATTGATGTATGGTCTGTTGGTTGCATTTTTGCTGAACTCCTTGGAAGGAAACCGGTCTTTCCAGGTAAGGAGTGCCTTAACCAACTTAAATTGATCATCAACATCCTTGGCAGCCAGAGGGAAGAAGATCTTAGATTTATTGATAACCAAAAGGCGAGAAACTACATAAAATCACTTCCATACTCTTACGGAGCACACTTTTCCCGACTGTATCCCCATGCCCATCCTTTGGCCATTGATCTGCTACAGAAGATGCTTGTGTTTGATCCTTCAAAAAGAATAAGTGTTACAGAAGCGCTTCAACATCCATACATGTCTCCCCTATATGATCCAAGATGTGACCCCCCAGCACAAGTTCCTATCGACCTAGACATAGATGAGGATTTAGGGGAACAGACGATAAGGGAAATGATGTGGAAGGAAATACTACATTACCATCCCGAAGCAGCCACATCAACTATGGAAGTAGTTCTGTGA
- the LOC107777317 gene encoding bZIP transcription factor 44-like, whose product MTSSSSGDLMNERKRKRMVSNRESARRSRMRKQKHLYDMMSQVEQLKEENIKIITSINLATQNYATVEAENTVLRVQMMELNQRLHSLNDILSYINNNGTIFEDHNYPETFVNNPWNFMYQNQPIMASAHMLYHY is encoded by the coding sequence AtgacttcatcttcttcaggaGATTTGATGAATGAAAGGAAAAGGAAGAGAATGGTATCAAACAGGGAATCAGCAAGAAGATCAAGAATGAGAAAACAGAAGCATTTGTATGATATGATGTCACAAGTAGAACAATTGAAGGAAGAGAATATCAAGATCATAACAAGTATCAATTTGGCAACACAGAACTATGCTACTGTGGAGGCAGAGAACACTGTTTTAAGAGTTCAGATGATGGAACTTAACCAAAGGTTGCATTCTCTCAATGACATCCTCAGCTACATCAACAATAATGGAACAATATTTGAGGATCACAACTATCCTGAAACTTTTGTGAACAATCCGTGGAACTTTATGTACCAAAATCAGCCAATCATGGCATCTGCTCATATGCTTTATCACTACTGA